One genomic region from Equus asinus isolate D_3611 breed Donkey chromosome 8, EquAss-T2T_v2, whole genome shotgun sequence encodes:
- the ZNF391 gene encoding zinc finger protein 391, whose product MESLRGNTAQGPTNEEGCKSEDQLSRQTKCHVQKKSSFEKRTIRKVSMTLKEIFTRERGPESSEFSLSSKLHTQQKIPKGTRSLISRKNSKVNSNLIKHQKLFSQKKLCKCNECGKAFSYQSNLIVHSRIHDGEKPFECNECGKTFSRSTHLIEHQRTHTGEKPYECSECGKAFSRSTHLSLHQRIHTGEKPYECRECGKAFSRSTNLSQHQRTHTQEKPYKCNDCGKAFSDRSTIIQHQRIHTGENPYECSECGKAFSWISSLIEHQRTHTGENPYECSDCGKVFSRSSSLIEHQRIHTGEKPHECRECGKGFSRSSSLIIHQRTHTGEKPYKCNDCGKAFSQSSTLIRHQQLHSKE is encoded by the coding sequence ATGGAAAGTCTCAGAGGGAATACTGCCCAAGGTCCTACAAATGAAGAAGGCTGCAAAAGTGAGGACCAGTTATCAAGGCAGACAAAATGTCATGTACAGAAGaaatcttcttttgagaaaagaaCAATCAGAAAAGTGTCAATGACCCTCAAGGAAATTTTCACTAGGGAGAGAGGCCCTGAATCCAGTGAATTTAGTCTAAGCTCCAAACTTCATACACAGCAGAAAATTCCAAAGGGAACTAGATCCCTCATATCTAGGAAAAACTCCAAAGTTAATTCAAACTTAATTAAACACCAAAAACTCTTCTCACAAAAGAAACTTTGTaaatgcaatgaatgtgggaaagcttttagtTACCAATCAAACCTTATTGTCCACAGTAGAATTCATGATGGAGAAAAGCCTTTtgaatgcaatgaatgtgggaaaacttTTAGCCGAAGTACACACCTTATTGAACatcaaagaactcacactggagagaaaccttatgaatgcagtgaatgtggaaaaGCTTTTAGCCGGAGTACTCACCTTAGTCTACATCAGAGGatccatactggagaaaaaccatatgagTGTCgtgaatgtggaaaagcctttagCCGAAGTACTAACCTTAGTCAACATCAGCGAACTCATACTCAAGaaaaaccttacaaatgtaatgactgtgggaaagccttcagtgacCGTTCAACTATAATTCAGCATCAACGAATACACACTGGAGAGAACCCCTAtgaatgcagtgaatgtggaaaagctttcagttggATCTCATCTCTTATTGaacatcagagaactcacactggagagaaccCTTATGAGTGCAGTGACTGTGGGAAAGTGTTCAGTCGAAGCTCATCCCTTATTGAACATCAGAGAATCCACACTGGAGAAAAGCCCCATGAGTGTAGAGAGTGTGGAAAGGGCTTTAGTCGGAGCTCATCCCTTATTATCCACCAGAGAACTCATACCGGAGAGAAGCCTTACAAATGTAATgactgtgggaaagccttcagtcagAGTTCAACTCTCATCAGACATCAGCAACTTCACAGTAAAGAGTAA